A part of Scleropages formosus chromosome 3, fSclFor1.1, whole genome shotgun sequence genomic DNA contains:
- the LOC108935144 gene encoding serine/arginine-rich splicing factor 11-like isoform X6, with the protein MSLLAPANAVAGLLPGGGLLPTPNPLASIGGVPLATLGAPALDPTLAALGLPGSNINSPSLAADQLLKFMTSVDPKLNHVASGMNINPGLKADSSSKEIEEAMKRVREAQSLISAAIEPGNKKDSKRKHSRSRSRSRRRSSRSHSSHRHSKSRSRRRSHSRSRRRSKSPHRRRTHSKERNRRSRSRSRDRKKEEKKRSKTPPKSYSTTRRSRSISRRVFHLSSGTADEREAAAHPDLPRNPSLQNESCPDLPLLEDTRRRRRRTERGSVTRTVSGKRRRNGAEMRESAPPARRGERVRTRSGTGRRVTLRKGTSSALKQGLMQGGVQSKGEVPQVTRDYDEEEQGYDSEKGEKRDSPPSLDATELSVPVKEPKINGDDHHEEDMDMSD; encoded by the exons ATGTCACTGCTGGCACCAGCAAATGCTGTAGCAGGGCTACTGCCTGGTGGAGGTCTTCTCCCAACACCAAATCCATTGGCATCT ATTGGAGGTGTTCCACTGGCCACCTTGGGGGCGCCAGCACTTGACCCAACTCTAGCAGCACTAGGATTACCAGGATCCAACATAAACTCCCCA TCTCTGGCTGCTGATCAGCTTCTGAAGTTTATGACCTCTGTGGATCCAAA GTTGAACCATGTAGCTTCAGGAATGAATATAAATCCTGGTCTGAAGGCAGACTCATCCAGTAAGGAAATTGAGGAGGCAATGAAACGTGTCCGAGAAGCCCAGTCTTTGATCTCTGCTGCAATTGAGCCTGGCA ATAAGAAAGACAGCAAAAGAAAGCATTCGCGATCCAGATCTAGATCCAGACGAAGAAGTTCCCGATCTCATTCAAGTCACAG GCATTCCAAGAGCAGGTCTAGGCGACGGTCCCACTCAAGGAGCAGGAGGCGCTCTAAGAGCCCCCACAGGAGGAGAACTCACTCCAAGGAGAGGAACAGGCGATCGAGGAGCAGATCCAG GgatagaaagaaagaagagaagaagcGGTCAAAGACACCACCAAAGAGCTACAGCACCACCAGAAGGTCCCGAAGCATTAGTCG ACGAGTGTTTCATCTGTCATCTGGAACAGCAGACGAAAGAGAAGCCGCAGCGCATCCAGATCTTCCAAGAAATCCAAGTCTCCAAAACGAAAGCTGTCCAGATCTCCCTCTCCTAGAAG AcacaagaaggagaagaagaaggacagagagagggagcgtGACAAGGACCGTGAGCGGAAAGAGGAGAAGGAACGGAGCAGAGATGAGAGAGAGCGCTCCACCAGcaagaagaggagaaagagtAAGGACAAGGAGCGGGACAGGGAGAAGAGTGACACTGAGAAAGGGGACGTCAAG TGCTCTAAAACAAGGCCTGATGCAAGGAGGGGTGCAAagtaagggagaggtgccgcag GTGACTAGAGACTACGATGAAGAGGAGCAAGGTTACGACAGTGAAAAGGGGGAGAAGAGGGATTCTCCTCCATCATTGGATGCTACCGAGTTGTCTGTGCCAGTGAAAGAGCCCAAAATAAACGGTGATGATCATCACGAGGAGGACATGGACATGAGTGACTGA
- the LOC108935144 gene encoding serine/arginine-rich splicing factor 11-like isoform X5, with protein MNSSTNVVQVTNVSPSTTSEQMRTLFGFLGRVEELRLFPPDDSPLPVTSRVCFVKFQEAESVGVAQHLTNTVFVDRALIVVPFAEGVIPDESKAMSLLAPANAVAGLLPGGGLLPTPNPLASIGGVPLATLGAPALDPTLAALGLPGSNINSPSLAADQLLKFMTSVDPKLNHVASGMNINPGLKADSSSKEIEEAMKRVREAQSLISAAIEPGNKKDSKRKHSRSRSRSRRRSSRSHSSHRHSKSRSRRRSHSRSRRRSKSPHRRRTHSKERNRRSRSRSRDRKKEEKKRSKTPPKSYSTTRRSRSISRRVFHLSSGTADEREAAAHPDLPRNPSLQNESCPDLPLLEDTRRRRRRTERGSVTRTVSGKRRRNGAEMRESAPPARRGERVRTRSGTGRRVTLRKGTSR; from the exons ATGAATTCCAGCACGAATGTGGTCCAGGTGACGAACGTGTCTCCCAGCACGACGTCGGAGCAGATGAGGACGCTGTTCGGGTTCTTGGGCCGAGTCGAGGAGCTCCGGCTCTTTCCCCCGGA TGATTCTCCCTTGCCTGTGACTtcacgtgtgtgttttgtaaagtTCCAAGAAGCTGAATCAGTGGGCGTAGCTCAGCATTTGACAAACACAGTCTTCGTGGACAGAGCATTGATAGTCGTCCCTTTTGCTGAAG gaGTTATTCCTGATGAGTCTAAGGCTATGTCACTGCTGGCACCAGCAAATGCTGTAGCAGGGCTACTGCCTGGTGGAGGTCTTCTCCCAACACCAAATCCATTGGCATCT ATTGGAGGTGTTCCACTGGCCACCTTGGGGGCGCCAGCACTTGACCCAACTCTAGCAGCACTAGGATTACCAGGATCCAACATAAACTCCCCA TCTCTGGCTGCTGATCAGCTTCTGAAGTTTATGACCTCTGTGGATCCAAA GTTGAACCATGTAGCTTCAGGAATGAATATAAATCCTGGTCTGAAGGCAGACTCATCCAGTAAGGAAATTGAGGAGGCAATGAAACGTGTCCGAGAAGCCCAGTCTTTGATCTCTGCTGCAATTGAGCCTGGCA ATAAGAAAGACAGCAAAAGAAAGCATTCGCGATCCAGATCTAGATCCAGACGAAGAAGTTCCCGATCTCATTCAAGTCACAG GCATTCCAAGAGCAGGTCTAGGCGACGGTCCCACTCAAGGAGCAGGAGGCGCTCTAAGAGCCCCCACAGGAGGAGAACTCACTCCAAGGAGAGGAACAGGCGATCGAGGAGCAGATCCAG GgatagaaagaaagaagagaagaagcGGTCAAAGACACCACCAAAGAGCTACAGCACCACCAGAAGGTCCCGAAGCATTAGTCG ACGAGTGTTTCATCTGTCATCTGGAACAGCAGACGAAAGAGAAGCCGCAGCGCATCCAGATCTTCCAAGAAATCCAAGTCTCCAAAACGAAAGCTGTCCAGATCTCCCTCTCCTAGAAG AcacaagaaggagaagaagaaggacagagagagggagcgtGACAAGGACCGTGAGCGGAAAGAGGAGAAGGAACGGAGCAGAGATGAGAGAGAGCGCTCCACCAGcaagaagaggagaaagagtAAGGACAAGGAGCGGGACAGGGAGAAGAGTGACACTGAGAAAGGGGACGTCAAG GTGA
- the LOC108935144 gene encoding serine/arginine-rich splicing factor 11-like isoform X2 has protein sequence MNSSTNVVQVTNVSPSTTSEQMRTLFGFLGRVEELRLFPPDDSPLPVTSRVCFVKFQEAESVGVAQHLTNTVFVDRALIVVPFAEGVIPDESKAMSLLAPANAVAGLLPGGGLLPTPNPLASIGGVPLATLGAPALDPTLAALGLPGSNINSPSLAADQLLKFMTSVDPKLNHVASGMNINPGLKADSSSKEIEEAMKRVREAQSLISAAIEPGNKKDSKRKHSRSRSRSRRRSSRSHSSHRHSKSRSRRRSHSRSRRRSKSPHRRRTHSKERNRRSRSRSRDRKKEEKKRSKTPPKSYSTTRRSRSISRRRKRSRSASRSSKKSKSPKRKLSRSPSPRRHKKEKKKDRERERDKDRERKEEKERSRDERERSTSKKRRKSKDKERDREKSDTEKGDVKVTRDYDEEEQGYDSEKGEKRDSPPSLDATELSVPVKEPKINGDDHHEEDMDMSD, from the exons ATGAATTCCAGCACGAATGTGGTCCAGGTGACGAACGTGTCTCCCAGCACGACGTCGGAGCAGATGAGGACGCTGTTCGGGTTCTTGGGCCGAGTCGAGGAGCTCCGGCTCTTTCCCCCGGA TGATTCTCCCTTGCCTGTGACTtcacgtgtgtgttttgtaaagtTCCAAGAAGCTGAATCAGTGGGCGTAGCTCAGCATTTGACAAACACAGTCTTCGTGGACAGAGCATTGATAGTCGTCCCTTTTGCTGAAG gaGTTATTCCTGATGAGTCTAAGGCTATGTCACTGCTGGCACCAGCAAATGCTGTAGCAGGGCTACTGCCTGGTGGAGGTCTTCTCCCAACACCAAATCCATTGGCATCT ATTGGAGGTGTTCCACTGGCCACCTTGGGGGCGCCAGCACTTGACCCAACTCTAGCAGCACTAGGATTACCAGGATCCAACATAAACTCCCCA TCTCTGGCTGCTGATCAGCTTCTGAAGTTTATGACCTCTGTGGATCCAAA GTTGAACCATGTAGCTTCAGGAATGAATATAAATCCTGGTCTGAAGGCAGACTCATCCAGTAAGGAAATTGAGGAGGCAATGAAACGTGTCCGAGAAGCCCAGTCTTTGATCTCTGCTGCAATTGAGCCTGGCA ATAAGAAAGACAGCAAAAGAAAGCATTCGCGATCCAGATCTAGATCCAGACGAAGAAGTTCCCGATCTCATTCAAGTCACAG GCATTCCAAGAGCAGGTCTAGGCGACGGTCCCACTCAAGGAGCAGGAGGCGCTCTAAGAGCCCCCACAGGAGGAGAACTCACTCCAAGGAGAGGAACAGGCGATCGAGGAGCAGATCCAG GgatagaaagaaagaagagaagaagcGGTCAAAGACACCACCAAAGAGCTACAGCACCACCAGAAGGTCCCGAAGCATTAGTCG CAGACGAAAGAGAAGCCGCAGCGCATCCAGATCTTCCAAGAAATCCAAGTCTCCAAAACGAAAGCTGTCCAGATCTCCCTCTCCTAGAAG AcacaagaaggagaagaagaaggacagagagagggagcgtGACAAGGACCGTGAGCGGAAAGAGGAGAAGGAACGGAGCAGAGATGAGAGAGAGCGCTCCACCAGcaagaagaggagaaagagtAAGGACAAGGAGCGGGACAGGGAGAAGAGTGACACTGAGAAAGGGGACGTCAAG GTGACTAGAGACTACGATGAAGAGGAGCAAGGTTACGACAGTGAAAAGGGGGAGAAGAGGGATTCTCCTCCATCATTGGATGCTACCGAGTTGTCTGTGCCAGTGAAAGAGCCCAAAATAAACGGTGATGATCATCACGAGGAGGACATGGACATGAGTGACTGA
- the LOC108935144 gene encoding serine/arginine-rich splicing factor 11-like isoform X1, whose product MNSSTNVVQVTNVSPSTTSEQMRTLFGFLGRVEELRLFPPDDSPLPVTSRVCFVKFQEAESVGVAQHLTNTVFVDRALIVVPFAEGVIPDESKAMSLLAPANAVAGLLPGGGLLPTPNPLASIGGVPLATLGAPALDPTLAALGLPGSNINSPSLAADQLLKFMTSVDPKLNHVASGMNINPGLKADSSSKEIEEAMKRVREAQSLISAAIEPGNKKDSKRKHSRSRSRSRRRSSRSHSSHRHSKSRSRRRSHSRSRRRSKSPHRRRTHSKERNRRSRSRSRDRKKEEKKRSKTPPKSYSTTRRSRSISRRVFHLSSGTADEREAAAHPDLPRNPSLQNESCPDLPLLEDTRRRRRRTERGSVTRTVSGKRRRNGAEMRESAPPARRGERVRTRSGTGRRVTLRKGTSSALKQGLMQGGVQSKGEVPQVTRDYDEEEQGYDSEKGEKRDSPPSLDATELSVPVKEPKINGDDHHEEDMDMSD is encoded by the exons ATGAATTCCAGCACGAATGTGGTCCAGGTGACGAACGTGTCTCCCAGCACGACGTCGGAGCAGATGAGGACGCTGTTCGGGTTCTTGGGCCGAGTCGAGGAGCTCCGGCTCTTTCCCCCGGA TGATTCTCCCTTGCCTGTGACTtcacgtgtgtgttttgtaaagtTCCAAGAAGCTGAATCAGTGGGCGTAGCTCAGCATTTGACAAACACAGTCTTCGTGGACAGAGCATTGATAGTCGTCCCTTTTGCTGAAG gaGTTATTCCTGATGAGTCTAAGGCTATGTCACTGCTGGCACCAGCAAATGCTGTAGCAGGGCTACTGCCTGGTGGAGGTCTTCTCCCAACACCAAATCCATTGGCATCT ATTGGAGGTGTTCCACTGGCCACCTTGGGGGCGCCAGCACTTGACCCAACTCTAGCAGCACTAGGATTACCAGGATCCAACATAAACTCCCCA TCTCTGGCTGCTGATCAGCTTCTGAAGTTTATGACCTCTGTGGATCCAAA GTTGAACCATGTAGCTTCAGGAATGAATATAAATCCTGGTCTGAAGGCAGACTCATCCAGTAAGGAAATTGAGGAGGCAATGAAACGTGTCCGAGAAGCCCAGTCTTTGATCTCTGCTGCAATTGAGCCTGGCA ATAAGAAAGACAGCAAAAGAAAGCATTCGCGATCCAGATCTAGATCCAGACGAAGAAGTTCCCGATCTCATTCAAGTCACAG GCATTCCAAGAGCAGGTCTAGGCGACGGTCCCACTCAAGGAGCAGGAGGCGCTCTAAGAGCCCCCACAGGAGGAGAACTCACTCCAAGGAGAGGAACAGGCGATCGAGGAGCAGATCCAG GgatagaaagaaagaagagaagaagcGGTCAAAGACACCACCAAAGAGCTACAGCACCACCAGAAGGTCCCGAAGCATTAGTCG ACGAGTGTTTCATCTGTCATCTGGAACAGCAGACGAAAGAGAAGCCGCAGCGCATCCAGATCTTCCAAGAAATCCAAGTCTCCAAAACGAAAGCTGTCCAGATCTCCCTCTCCTAGAAG AcacaagaaggagaagaagaaggacagagagagggagcgtGACAAGGACCGTGAGCGGAAAGAGGAGAAGGAACGGAGCAGAGATGAGAGAGAGCGCTCCACCAGcaagaagaggagaaagagtAAGGACAAGGAGCGGGACAGGGAGAAGAGTGACACTGAGAAAGGGGACGTCAAG TGCTCTAAAACAAGGCCTGATGCAAGGAGGGGTGCAAagtaagggagaggtgccgcag GTGACTAGAGACTACGATGAAGAGGAGCAAGGTTACGACAGTGAAAAGGGGGAGAAGAGGGATTCTCCTCCATCATTGGATGCTACCGAGTTGTCTGTGCCAGTGAAAGAGCCCAAAATAAACGGTGATGATCATCACGAGGAGGACATGGACATGAGTGACTGA
- the LOC108935144 gene encoding serine/arginine-rich splicing factor 11-like isoform X3: protein MNSSTNVVQVTNVSPSTTSEQMRTLFGFLGRVEELRLFPPDDSPLPVTSRVCFVKFQEAESVGVAQHLTNTVFVDRALIVVPFAEGVIPDESKAMSLLAPANAVAGLLPGGGLLPTPNPLASIGGVPLATLGAPALDPTLAALGLPGSNINSPSLAADQLLKFMTSVDPKLNHVASGMNINPGLKADSSSKEIEEAMKRVREAQSLISAAIEPGNKKDSKRKHSRSRSRSRRRSSRSHSSHRHSKSRSRRRSHSRSRRRSKSPHRRRTHSKERNRRSRSRSRDRKKEEKKRSKTPPKSYSTTRRSRSISRRKRSRSASRSSKKSKSPKRKLSRSPSPRRHKKEKKKDRERERDKDRERKEEKERSRDERERSTSKKRRKSKDKERDREKSDTEKGDVKVTRDYDEEEQGYDSEKGEKRDSPPSLDATELSVPVKEPKINGDDHHEEDMDMSD, encoded by the exons ATGAATTCCAGCACGAATGTGGTCCAGGTGACGAACGTGTCTCCCAGCACGACGTCGGAGCAGATGAGGACGCTGTTCGGGTTCTTGGGCCGAGTCGAGGAGCTCCGGCTCTTTCCCCCGGA TGATTCTCCCTTGCCTGTGACTtcacgtgtgtgttttgtaaagtTCCAAGAAGCTGAATCAGTGGGCGTAGCTCAGCATTTGACAAACACAGTCTTCGTGGACAGAGCATTGATAGTCGTCCCTTTTGCTGAAG gaGTTATTCCTGATGAGTCTAAGGCTATGTCACTGCTGGCACCAGCAAATGCTGTAGCAGGGCTACTGCCTGGTGGAGGTCTTCTCCCAACACCAAATCCATTGGCATCT ATTGGAGGTGTTCCACTGGCCACCTTGGGGGCGCCAGCACTTGACCCAACTCTAGCAGCACTAGGATTACCAGGATCCAACATAAACTCCCCA TCTCTGGCTGCTGATCAGCTTCTGAAGTTTATGACCTCTGTGGATCCAAA GTTGAACCATGTAGCTTCAGGAATGAATATAAATCCTGGTCTGAAGGCAGACTCATCCAGTAAGGAAATTGAGGAGGCAATGAAACGTGTCCGAGAAGCCCAGTCTTTGATCTCTGCTGCAATTGAGCCTGGCA ATAAGAAAGACAGCAAAAGAAAGCATTCGCGATCCAGATCTAGATCCAGACGAAGAAGTTCCCGATCTCATTCAAGTCACAG GCATTCCAAGAGCAGGTCTAGGCGACGGTCCCACTCAAGGAGCAGGAGGCGCTCTAAGAGCCCCCACAGGAGGAGAACTCACTCCAAGGAGAGGAACAGGCGATCGAGGAGCAGATCCAG GgatagaaagaaagaagagaagaagcGGTCAAAGACACCACCAAAGAGCTACAGCACCACCAGAAGGTCCCGAAGCATTAGTCG ACGAAAGAGAAGCCGCAGCGCATCCAGATCTTCCAAGAAATCCAAGTCTCCAAAACGAAAGCTGTCCAGATCTCCCTCTCCTAGAAG AcacaagaaggagaagaagaaggacagagagagggagcgtGACAAGGACCGTGAGCGGAAAGAGGAGAAGGAACGGAGCAGAGATGAGAGAGAGCGCTCCACCAGcaagaagaggagaaagagtAAGGACAAGGAGCGGGACAGGGAGAAGAGTGACACTGAGAAAGGGGACGTCAAG GTGACTAGAGACTACGATGAAGAGGAGCAAGGTTACGACAGTGAAAAGGGGGAGAAGAGGGATTCTCCTCCATCATTGGATGCTACCGAGTTGTCTGTGCCAGTGAAAGAGCCCAAAATAAACGGTGATGATCATCACGAGGAGGACATGGACATGAGTGACTGA
- the LOC108935144 gene encoding serine/arginine-rich splicing factor 11-like isoform X4 codes for MNSSTNVVQVTNVSPSTTSEQMRTLFGFLGRVEELRLFPPDDSPLPVTSRVCFVKFQEAESVGVAQHLTNTVFVDRALIVVPFAEGVIPDESKAMSLLAPANAVAGLLPGGGLLPTPNPLASIGGVPLATLGAPALDPTLAALGLPGSNINSPSLAADQLLKFMTSVDPKLNHVASGMNINPGLKADSSSKEIEEAMKRVREAQSLISAAIEPGNKKDSKRKHSRSRSRSRRRSSRSHSSHRHSKSRSRRRSHSRSRRRSKSPHRRRTHSKERNRRSRSRSRDRKKEEKKRSKTPPKSYSTTRRSRSISRRRKRSRSASRSSKKSKSPKRKLSRSPSPRRHKKEKKKDRERERDKDRERKEEKERSRDERERSTSKKRRKSKDKERDREKSDTEKGDVKCSKTRPDARRGAK; via the exons ATGAATTCCAGCACGAATGTGGTCCAGGTGACGAACGTGTCTCCCAGCACGACGTCGGAGCAGATGAGGACGCTGTTCGGGTTCTTGGGCCGAGTCGAGGAGCTCCGGCTCTTTCCCCCGGA TGATTCTCCCTTGCCTGTGACTtcacgtgtgtgttttgtaaagtTCCAAGAAGCTGAATCAGTGGGCGTAGCTCAGCATTTGACAAACACAGTCTTCGTGGACAGAGCATTGATAGTCGTCCCTTTTGCTGAAG gaGTTATTCCTGATGAGTCTAAGGCTATGTCACTGCTGGCACCAGCAAATGCTGTAGCAGGGCTACTGCCTGGTGGAGGTCTTCTCCCAACACCAAATCCATTGGCATCT ATTGGAGGTGTTCCACTGGCCACCTTGGGGGCGCCAGCACTTGACCCAACTCTAGCAGCACTAGGATTACCAGGATCCAACATAAACTCCCCA TCTCTGGCTGCTGATCAGCTTCTGAAGTTTATGACCTCTGTGGATCCAAA GTTGAACCATGTAGCTTCAGGAATGAATATAAATCCTGGTCTGAAGGCAGACTCATCCAGTAAGGAAATTGAGGAGGCAATGAAACGTGTCCGAGAAGCCCAGTCTTTGATCTCTGCTGCAATTGAGCCTGGCA ATAAGAAAGACAGCAAAAGAAAGCATTCGCGATCCAGATCTAGATCCAGACGAAGAAGTTCCCGATCTCATTCAAGTCACAG GCATTCCAAGAGCAGGTCTAGGCGACGGTCCCACTCAAGGAGCAGGAGGCGCTCTAAGAGCCCCCACAGGAGGAGAACTCACTCCAAGGAGAGGAACAGGCGATCGAGGAGCAGATCCAG GgatagaaagaaagaagagaagaagcGGTCAAAGACACCACCAAAGAGCTACAGCACCACCAGAAGGTCCCGAAGCATTAGTCG CAGACGAAAGAGAAGCCGCAGCGCATCCAGATCTTCCAAGAAATCCAAGTCTCCAAAACGAAAGCTGTCCAGATCTCCCTCTCCTAGAAG AcacaagaaggagaagaagaaggacagagagagggagcgtGACAAGGACCGTGAGCGGAAAGAGGAGAAGGAACGGAGCAGAGATGAGAGAGAGCGCTCCACCAGcaagaagaggagaaagagtAAGGACAAGGAGCGGGACAGGGAGAAGAGTGACACTGAGAAAGGGGACGTCAAG TGCTCTAAAACAAGGCCTGATGCAAGGAGGGGTGCAAagtaa